The following proteins are encoded in a genomic region of Paenibacillus sp. FSL R7-0273:
- a CDS encoding carbohydrate ABC transporter permease: MRAVNHTMRNRAKLTGWLFIAAAVLMICLFYFYPMIQALLLSFKTGAGANLHFDGLTNYKRLLSDKTFFTAVKNTFLFLIVQVPVMIVFAMMISVLLNDSKLRFKGFFRTAIFLPCVTSLVAYSVVFKYLFGNDGLINLALMNLHILSEPIQWISDPFWAKVTIIIAITWRWTGYNMIFFLSSLQNIDSSIYEAAKIDGASGPRQFFAITVPLLKPIILFTSITSTIGTLQLFDEIMNITKGGPGNATLSISQYIYNLSFKYTPDFGYAATVSYSIVAMIVVLAFLQIKLAGDDK, encoded by the coding sequence ATGAGAGCTGTGAACCATACCATGCGCAACCGCGCTAAGCTTACCGGCTGGCTGTTTATTGCTGCAGCCGTCCTCATGATCTGTCTGTTTTATTTCTATCCGATGATTCAAGCCTTGCTGCTCTCGTTCAAAACGGGTGCAGGGGCTAATCTTCATTTTGACGGATTAACCAACTACAAACGCCTGCTCAGCGACAAAACCTTTTTTACCGCAGTAAAGAATACCTTCCTGTTCCTGATTGTACAGGTACCAGTTATGATCGTGTTTGCGATGATGATTTCGGTGCTGCTGAATGACAGCAAGCTGCGCTTCAAAGGCTTTTTCCGTACAGCGATCTTCCTGCCTTGCGTAACCTCACTTGTAGCTTACTCCGTCGTGTTCAAATATCTGTTTGGCAATGACGGCCTGATTAACCTGGCTTTAATGAACCTGCACATCCTGTCTGAACCGATCCAGTGGATCTCCGATCCCTTCTGGGCAAAGGTTACCATTATTATCGCCATTACCTGGCGCTGGACGGGATACAATATGATTTTCTTCCTCTCCTCGCTGCAAAACATCGACAGTTCCATTTATGAAGCTGCAAAAATTGACGGTGCTTCGGGTCCGAGACAATTTTTCGCGATTACCGTGCCACTGCTCAAGCCAATCATTCTGTTTACGTCGATTACCTCGACTATTGGTACCCTGCAGCTGTTCGATGAAATTATGAATATAACTAAGGGAGGTCCCGGCAACGCGACGCTCTCCATTTCCCAATATATTTATAATCTTTCGTTCAAATACACGCCTGACTTCGGATATGCCGCTACCGTGTCGTATTCTATCGTAGCCATGATTGTTGTTCTGGCCTTCCTTCAAATCAAACTGGCAGGTGATGATAAATAA
- a CDS encoding ABC transporter substrate-binding protein: MKKKATALMLAGFTLLTACSSNANTNNQANTGAEGNAAGGNQKITVWAWDKNFNIAAMNLAKDAYVAKNADAQIDVVEYAQDDIIQKLNTGLNSGSASGLPNIVLIEDYRAQSFLQTYPDAFQELGDAINTADFAEYKLGPTSFDGKQYGVPFDSGVVGLYVRTDYLQEAGYTVDDLQDIDWQQYIEIGKAIKEKTGKDMLTQDPNDLGLIRMMIQSAGSWYLKEDGTTPDLKDNAVLKEAFESYKELMNANIVKINSDWSSFLAGFNSGDVASVPTGNWITPSVKASADQSGKWAVVPFPKLKNAANSVHASNLGGSSWYVLNNDGKEAAIEFLGATLGSDADLYQKLVTDVGVVGTYKPAAEGEAYSAADEFFGGQKVIADFAKWTAEIPNVNYGLHTYALEDILKVEMQNFLNGTDLDKALADAQSQAESQIQ; encoded by the coding sequence ATGAAGAAAAAAGCTACCGCGCTTATGCTCGCCGGATTTACACTTCTGACAGCATGCTCAAGCAACGCAAATACGAATAACCAAGCCAATACAGGAGCCGAAGGAAATGCAGCTGGCGGAAACCAGAAAATTACCGTTTGGGCCTGGGACAAAAACTTCAATATCGCTGCAATGAACCTTGCTAAGGACGCTTATGTGGCAAAGAATGCAGATGCTCAAATCGACGTTGTTGAATATGCGCAGGATGACATCATCCAGAAGCTGAACACAGGGCTTAACTCAGGCTCCGCTTCCGGTCTGCCAAACATTGTTCTGATTGAGGATTACCGTGCACAGAGCTTCTTGCAAACGTATCCAGACGCTTTTCAGGAACTCGGCGATGCCATTAACACTGCTGATTTCGCTGAATACAAGCTTGGACCAACCAGCTTTGACGGCAAGCAATACGGCGTACCGTTCGACTCCGGTGTTGTAGGCCTGTACGTACGTACTGATTATCTGCAGGAAGCCGGCTACACGGTTGACGATCTGCAGGATATTGACTGGCAGCAGTACATTGAAATCGGTAAAGCCATTAAAGAAAAAACAGGTAAAGATATGCTGACACAGGACCCTAACGATCTGGGGCTGATCCGCATGATGATCCAGTCCGCCGGCTCCTGGTACCTGAAAGAGGACGGAACAACACCTGACCTGAAAGATAACGCGGTTCTGAAGGAAGCCTTCGAAAGCTACAAAGAGCTGATGAATGCTAATATCGTGAAAATCAACTCCGACTGGAGCTCCTTCCTGGCAGGCTTCAACAGCGGTGACGTTGCTTCGGTTCCTACAGGTAACTGGATCACACCTTCTGTAAAAGCATCGGCTGACCAGTCCGGCAAATGGGCGGTAGTACCGTTCCCTAAACTCAAGAATGCAGCAAACTCTGTACACGCATCTAACCTCGGCGGCAGCTCCTGGTATGTGCTGAACAATGACGGTAAAGAAGCAGCGATTGAATTCCTGGGCGCAACCCTTGGCTCTGATGCTGACCTGTACCAGAAGCTTGTAACAGATGTAGGCGTTGTAGGTACTTACAAACCGGCTGCTGAAGGCGAAGCTTACAGTGCGGCTGATGAATTCTTCGGCGGACAAAAGGTTATCGCTGACTTTGCAAAATGGACTGCTGAAATCCCGAACGTAAACTACGGTCTGCACACTTATGCGCTTGAGGATATTCTCAAGGTTGAAATGCAGAACTTCCTGAACGGTACGGACCTGGACAAAGCGCTTGCCGATGCACAGTCCCAGGCTGAATCCCAAATCCAGTAA
- a CDS encoding sensor histidine kinase, which produces MGLMERWLSKLRNQSLFSKIFVVMVISIVLVTVMITAVTVQMSQTLFVQTFSITNSKIIDQIKSALDNSHYTTVNTAINVGQSGVIRSFMTEQDGSSLANFRRYFSMRDQMDRIQSGIGAANMGLSILGGNGRSYTSDVTYWSGSAGELRDHPVSRAAQEQGGRLIYSFMDAGPLNSQNRTLVAAKALTAPGLAEPYGTLYMFTRESDFRKSYASFTSQGNDVMFLDPSGRIVSSNRTEQIGELSPDLLNSAKQIDEGNLDSEELTIGGRDVIVLADYLPAYNFYIVNLIDKEETIGTLLDKRTLFLIGGAIAAVAVLVIYFLTKRLTLSLRTLVKKMSNVTKKNFHNYMSVTGSYETRQLSTAFNYMLKELNDYVAQLVETQKEQRNAELAALQQQINPHFLYNTLASVNILVQRGSKEQATETIHALISLLQNTISNVKETITVEDELINLKHYVFINQVRNGSRVKVETFVSPDCMSAKVPKLILQPFIENAFFHAFNIKTSGYIYVTLMKDRDSLHCEVVDTGDGMDLDNKETIPASTSSRQLFSGIGIRNVHDRLLLLYGEPYGVTITSTPGQGTKVSIRIPC; this is translated from the coding sequence ATGGGACTAATGGAGAGATGGCTCAGTAAGCTCAGGAACCAGAGCCTGTTCAGTAAAATTTTCGTCGTTATGGTCATCAGCATTGTCCTCGTCACCGTAATGATTACCGCAGTGACAGTACAAATGTCGCAGACGCTGTTTGTGCAGACCTTCAGCATCACCAACTCCAAAATTATCGACCAGATTAAAAGCGCACTGGATAACTCACACTACACCACAGTCAATACAGCAATCAATGTTGGGCAAAGCGGGGTCATCCGCAGCTTTATGACGGAGCAGGACGGCAGCTCACTGGCTAATTTCCGGCGTTATTTCAGCATGCGTGACCAGATGGACCGCATTCAGTCCGGCATCGGAGCAGCCAATATGGGCCTGTCTATTCTGGGCGGAAACGGCAGGAGCTATACCAGCGATGTCACCTATTGGTCCGGCTCTGCCGGGGAGCTGAGGGATCATCCGGTTTCAAGGGCAGCTCAGGAGCAGGGCGGACGGCTCATCTACAGCTTCATGGATGCAGGTCCGCTGAATTCACAGAACCGCACGCTGGTAGCGGCCAAGGCGCTAACTGCACCGGGACTTGCAGAGCCGTACGGCACACTGTATATGTTCACGCGGGAAAGTGATTTCCGTAAGAGCTATGCCAGCTTTACAAGCCAGGGTAATGATGTCATGTTTCTGGATCCTTCAGGCCGGATTGTGTCGAGTAACCGCACAGAGCAGATCGGTGAGCTGTCTCCCGACCTCCTGAACAGTGCGAAGCAGATTGACGAGGGGAATCTGGACAGTGAGGAGCTGACGATCGGCGGTCGGGATGTGATTGTGCTGGCGGATTATCTGCCGGCTTACAACTTTTATATTGTGAATCTGATCGATAAAGAGGAAACCATCGGCACACTGCTTGATAAAAGAACACTTTTTCTGATCGGGGGAGCCATTGCCGCTGTTGCGGTGCTGGTCATCTATTTCCTGACGAAGCGGCTTACGCTATCCCTGCGCACACTGGTCAAAAAAATGTCCAATGTAACCAAAAAGAATTTCCATAACTATATGTCTGTCACCGGAAGCTATGAAACGAGGCAGCTGAGCACGGCATTCAACTATATGCTTAAAGAGCTGAATGACTATGTCGCCCAGCTGGTGGAAACGCAGAAGGAGCAGCGGAATGCCGAGCTGGCTGCACTGCAGCAGCAGATCAATCCGCATTTTCTGTATAACACGCTGGCCTCAGTCAATATTCTGGTGCAGCGGGGCAGCAAGGAGCAGGCGACGGAGACGATCCATGCCCTGATCTCCCTGCTGCAGAATACGATCAGCAATGTGAAAGAGACCATTACGGTGGAGGACGAGCTGATTAATCTGAAGCATTATGTCTTTATTAATCAGGTGCGCAACGGCAGCCGGGTCAAGGTTGAAACCTTCGTCTCGCCGGACTGCATGAGCGCCAAGGTGCCGAAGCTAATCCTGCAGCCTTTTATTGAGAATGCCTTTTTCCACGCCTTCAATATTAAGACCTCGGGCTATATCTATGTCACCCTTATGAAGGACCGGGATTCACTGCACTGCGAGGTGGTTGATACAGGAGACGGTATGGATCTGGACAACAAGGAGACAATCCCGGCTTCCACAAGCAGCCGCCAGCTGTTCAGCGGGATCGGCATCCGTAATGTCCATGACCGTCTGCTGCTGCTGTACGGTGAGCCGTACGGCGTAACCATCACCAGTACCCCCGGCCAGGGGACAAAGGTCTCTATCAGAATTCCTTGCTGA
- a CDS encoding response regulator transcription factor → METTFCKIVVVDDEMLVRQGIIHLLDWEGEGFQIAGEASNGREAFELIESQRPHIILTDIVMPVMDGEELIRLVKGMYPEIEVIVLSSFSEFEYVRSTFQSGVADYILKPRLDAASLLAVLKKTAQRIPVLQQVDWRNDKRQSADYILDKLVSGYPIDYEAEVLEEVFPYPDFALVIADAGEESASVGRKEEWLENSIRSLLQSGGNPLVFRRLSTVEGHIRLLFNLNTDGREALIHTAEQVFAAGIRANMFQSLAVSRSFTDLKELHAVYSQELMKLLDQRFFLPERSLLVDNGGGVQQGAAFDQEAFAAELNRQEFDQAFARLSVYVSSMSGRRDTGVSEFKSFLCHSIFQVIGMLLHFHYEAKALDESKYEYFRSIHEARHIGETEARLIQFLQDATECFMKNRGGTPAMQKILLYIDEHYSGQITLTEVAKEFHFNPSYLSNYFALHNKEGFNEYLNRVRIEKACLLLKESPDLSISEISSLVGYSDHSYFTRVFRKLMAVSPSQYRKG, encoded by the coding sequence ATGGAAACAACGTTCTGCAAAATCGTAGTGGTGGACGATGAGATGCTGGTGCGGCAGGGGATTATTCATCTGCTGGACTGGGAGGGGGAAGGCTTTCAGATCGCCGGGGAGGCGTCGAACGGACGAGAGGCGTTTGAGCTGATTGAGTCCCAGCGTCCGCATATTATCCTGACGGATATTGTGATGCCGGTAATGGACGGGGAGGAGCTGATCCGGCTCGTCAAGGGCATGTACCCGGAAATTGAAGTGATTGTGCTGAGCAGCTTCAGCGAGTTCGAATACGTGCGCTCGACGTTTCAGAGCGGAGTAGCGGACTATATCCTCAAACCAAGGCTGGACGCGGCTTCCCTGCTGGCGGTGCTGAAGAAAACCGCGCAGCGGATTCCCGTACTGCAGCAGGTGGACTGGAGGAATGACAAGCGGCAGTCGGCCGATTATATACTGGACAAGCTTGTATCCGGCTACCCTATTGATTATGAAGCTGAGGTGCTGGAGGAAGTCTTTCCTTATCCGGACTTCGCGCTGGTCATTGCCGATGCCGGAGAGGAGTCTGCATCCGTAGGCCGTAAGGAAGAATGGCTGGAGAACAGTATCCGTTCGCTGCTGCAGAGCGGCGGAAATCCGCTGGTCTTCCGGCGGCTGTCTACAGTGGAGGGGCATATCCGGCTGCTGTTTAATCTGAACACAGATGGACGTGAAGCGCTGATCCATACGGCAGAGCAGGTTTTTGCTGCCGGTATCAGAGCCAATATGTTTCAGAGTCTGGCGGTCAGCCGCAGCTTTACAGACCTGAAGGAGCTGCATGCGGTCTACTCGCAGGAGCTGATGAAGCTGCTGGACCAGCGGTTTTTCCTGCCGGAGCGTTCGCTGCTGGTAGATAACGGCGGAGGGGTTCAGCAGGGGGCGGCTTTTGACCAGGAGGCCTTTGCGGCAGAGCTTAACCGGCAGGAGTTCGACCAGGCGTTTGCCCGGCTGAGTGTCTATGTATCCTCGATGTCCGGCCGCCGCGATACGGGGGTATCCGAGTTCAAGTCCTTCCTGTGCCACAGCATTTTTCAGGTCATCGGGATGCTGCTGCATTTTCACTATGAAGCCAAAGCGCTGGATGAGAGCAAATATGAGTATTTCCGCTCCATTCATGAAGCCCGGCATATCGGCGAGACAGAGGCGCGGCTGATACAGTTCCTGCAGGATGCGACAGAATGCTTCATGAAGAACCGGGGCGGAACACCGGCCATGCAGAAGATCCTGCTGTACATCGACGAGCATTATTCAGGCCAGATTACCTTGACCGAGGTGGCAAAGGAGTTTCATTTTAACCCGTCTTATTTATCTAATTACTTTGCACTGCATAATAAAGAGGGCTTCAATGAATATCTGAACCGGGTACGGATTGAAAAGGCCTGTCTGCTGCTTAAGGAGAGCCCGGATCTGTCCATTTCTGAAATCAGCAGCCTTGTCGGCTACTCTGACCACAGCTATTTCACCAGAGTATTCCGCAAGCTGATGGCGGTATCGCCGAGCCAATACCGGAAAGGATAA
- a CDS encoding ABC transporter permease: MSAVAQVVNAEMYKFFRSKSWFSSLIIMLLVSAFLFLSLPSSADWKDKLEQGNTSIEQQLNMTAAQLNAESGTTNVYIKQWKENEAYLQNNIVPANDYSYGTAAGYLSSVLSLRSLGLILIVFPVIYAVSMAKEFESGTIQFLVMNPFKRTQVLIGKYISVLSSTIIFLVVTLLANAALSLLTRPFGNSFIYSFNDGQLTQQSTMLFVITNILLSLVYYLPYMTLAFVLATVFRSTTLSLSITLLIALLGTQLLGLIKEGSVMLKFLLPAVVDVTHSPSRANFAEINQYPLVQCIGIAIGYIILLLGVSLVHFQKKDIA; this comes from the coding sequence ATGAGTGCTGTAGCTCAAGTTGTGAATGCTGAAATGTACAAGTTTTTTCGGAGTAAGAGCTGGTTCAGTTCGTTAATTATTATGCTGCTTGTTTCTGCTTTCCTGTTTCTTTCACTGCCTTCTTCCGCTGATTGGAAAGACAAATTAGAACAAGGGAACACTTCCATTGAACAGCAGCTGAATATGACTGCCGCGCAGCTTAATGCAGAGTCCGGTACTACGAATGTATACATAAAACAGTGGAAAGAAAATGAGGCTTATCTTCAAAATAATATTGTTCCGGCTAACGATTATAGTTATGGTACAGCAGCCGGCTATCTTAGTTCGGTATTATCGCTTCGGTCCTTAGGTCTCATTCTGATTGTATTTCCTGTGATCTATGCGGTGTCGATGGCAAAGGAATTTGAGAGCGGGACCATTCAATTTCTGGTAATGAATCCTTTTAAAAGAACACAGGTGCTGATCGGTAAATATATCAGTGTTCTCAGCAGCACGATCATTTTTTTAGTTGTAACGTTGCTGGCAAATGCAGCGCTTAGCCTGTTGACCCGGCCGTTTGGGAATTCTTTTATATACAGCTTTAATGACGGGCAGCTTACTCAACAAAGCACCATGCTTTTTGTGATCACCAATATTTTGCTGTCCCTGGTCTATTATCTCCCCTATATGACACTGGCCTTTGTACTCGCAACCGTGTTTCGCTCCACAACTCTAAGCCTTAGCATTACATTGCTGATTGCTTTACTGGGGACCCAGTTACTCGGTTTAATCAAGGAGGGCTCCGTCATGCTGAAATTTTTACTTCCTGCCGTTGTCGATGTGACCCATTCTCCGAGCAGAGCCAATTTTGCTGAGATTAATCAATATCCTTTAGTTCAGTGTATCGGTATAGCTATAGGTTATATCATTTTATTGTTAGGGGTGTCCCTGGTTCATTTTCAAAAGAAAGACATTGCTTAG
- a CDS encoding ABC transporter ATP-binding protein, giving the protein MTVLQCNQVSKIINGKAILKDFSFSIQAGEIVGLVGPNGAGKTTLMRLMTGLSRISAGSIHIKEMDINKQFVSYIREIGAIIETPLFYPYLTGFQCLKYYSKLRSVHNDRLKEVVSLLGLTDAIHKKVKTYSLGMRQRLGIAQAILAEPALLILDEPFNGLDPNGVAELRNILKKMAAGGTAVFLSSHTLNELEAICDRAILMSEGRLIQIKDIRIQEAGDFSNMSLSTSDDVKAMALIKTHFTKVDVKRDQVIRLNQIHFDVFTDILLLLKTNGIKVIHMKEEKNTLEETFMTLLGGGKR; this is encoded by the coding sequence ATGACGGTTCTACAGTGCAATCAAGTATCCAAAATCATTAACGGAAAAGCTATCTTAAAAGACTTTAGTTTTTCCATACAAGCAGGTGAAATTGTAGGGCTGGTAGGGCCCAACGGGGCTGGAAAAACGACTCTGATGAGACTGATGACGGGGCTGTCCCGGATCTCCGCAGGTTCTATACATATAAAAGAAATGGATATAAATAAGCAATTTGTTAGTTACATCAGAGAAATTGGCGCAATCATTGAGACACCCCTATTTTATCCGTATCTTACAGGCTTCCAGTGTCTGAAATATTACTCCAAACTGCGCAGCGTCCATAATGACAGGCTCAAGGAGGTTGTCTCGTTATTAGGATTAACGGATGCCATTCATAAAAAAGTAAAAACCTATTCACTGGGTATGCGACAGCGTTTAGGCATTGCCCAGGCGATATTGGCAGAGCCCGCATTGCTGATTCTGGATGAGCCCTTTAACGGTCTAGACCCTAACGGAGTAGCGGAGCTGAGGAATATTCTTAAGAAAATGGCTGCAGGAGGAACCGCCGTGTTTCTTTCAAGCCATACGCTTAACGAGCTGGAGGCCATTTGCGACCGTGCCATTTTGATGAGTGAAGGAAGATTAATTCAGATTAAGGATATAAGAATTCAGGAGGCTGGCGATTTCTCCAACATGAGTTTATCGACGTCGGATGATGTCAAAGCAATGGCCTTAATTAAAACTCATTTTACAAAGGTCGACGTGAAAAGGGATCAGGTCATCCGCTTGAATCAGATCCATTTTGATGTATTTACGGATATTCTGCTGCTGCTGAAAACAAACGGAATTAAGGTCATCCATATGAAAGAAGAGAAGAATACACTGGAGGAGACATTTATGACCTTGCTGGGAGGCGGAAAGAGATGA
- a CDS encoding sugar O-acetyltransferase has translation MNMKDKLHDVSLYLPGDEEIMKEQTLCLEQLYDFNRTRPSEYAKRMEMLREMFAEIGENCYIEPPFHANWGGKHVHFGKNIYANFNLTMVDDTHIYVGDYTMFGPNVTVATAGHPILPELREQAYQYNAAVTIGKNCWIGAGAVILPGITIGDNTVIGAGSIVTRDIPANVVAIGNPCKVLREINEQDEQFYFKGRRIVKADLV, from the coding sequence ATGAATATGAAAGACAAGCTCCATGACGTAAGTTTGTATCTGCCCGGTGACGAGGAGATTATGAAGGAGCAGACGCTTTGTCTCGAACAGCTGTATGATTTCAACCGCACCCGGCCAAGTGAATATGCCAAAAGAATGGAAATGCTGAGGGAAATGTTTGCAGAGATCGGCGAGAACTGCTACATCGAACCGCCGTTTCATGCGAACTGGGGCGGAAAGCATGTCCATTTTGGCAAAAATATATATGCGAACTTTAATCTGACGATGGTGGATGATACCCACATTTACGTCGGGGATTACACGATGTTCGGCCCGAACGTGACTGTTGCTACAGCCGGCCATCCCATCCTCCCGGAGCTGCGTGAGCAGGCCTATCAATATAATGCCGCCGTTACAATCGGTAAAAATTGCTGGATCGGCGCAGGGGCCGTTATTCTCCCGGGCATTACAATCGGCGATAATACGGTAATCGGTGCAGGGAGTATCGTTACAAGGGATATTCCTGCCAACGTTGTGGCTATCGGCAATCCGTGCAAGGTGCTGCGTGAGATTAATGAGCAGGATGAGCAGTTTTATTTTAAAGGGCGGCGGATTGTTAAGGCGGATTTGGTGTAG
- a CDS encoding alpha-glucosidase/alpha-galactosidase, translating to MSKIVFLGAGSTVFAKNVLGDCLLTPALQDFEIALFDINPERLRDSEIMLNNIRTTSGSRCNIKAYTDRKEALRGAKYAINAIQVGGYDPCTITDFEIPKKYGLRQTIADTIGIGGIFRNLRTIPVLDEFAADIREVCPDVLFLNYTNPMAVLTNYMSRYAGVQTVGLCHSVQVCVPELFKSLGMDDTGVKSRIAGINHMAWLLEVSRDGVDLYPEIKRRAKEKQQAGKHSDMVRFELMNKFGYYVTESSEHSAEYHPYFIKRNYPELIDQLNIPLDEYPRRCREQISNWTKMRDELVGDVHLEHQRSHEYASYILEAIETDIPYTIGGNVLNTGLITNLPDEACVEVPCLVNRNGISPTYAGDLPPQLAALNRTNINTQLLTIEAAITGKKEHIYHAAMLDPHTAAELSLDDIVALCDDLIEAHGSWLPKFN from the coding sequence ATGAGCAAAATTGTATTTTTAGGAGCCGGAAGCACTGTTTTCGCTAAAAATGTCCTGGGTGACTGTCTGCTCACGCCGGCACTTCAGGATTTTGAGATTGCCCTGTTCGATATTAATCCCGAGCGGCTGCGCGACTCTGAAATTATGCTTAACAATATCCGTACAACCTCTGGAAGCAGATGCAACATAAAGGCATATACAGACCGTAAAGAGGCACTGCGCGGAGCGAAGTATGCCATTAATGCGATCCAGGTCGGAGGGTATGATCCGTGTACCATTACCGATTTTGAAATCCCCAAGAAATACGGGCTGCGTCAGACTATTGCGGATACGATCGGGATCGGCGGGATTTTCCGGAATCTGCGGACCATTCCTGTGCTGGACGAGTTCGCAGCGGATATCCGCGAGGTGTGCCCGGATGTGCTATTCCTGAATTACACGAATCCGATGGCAGTGCTGACCAACTATATGAGCCGGTATGCCGGAGTGCAGACGGTCGGATTATGCCATAGCGTGCAGGTGTGTGTGCCGGAGCTTTTTAAATCGCTGGGGATGGATGATACGGGAGTTAAATCAAGGATTGCCGGGATTAATCATATGGCCTGGCTGCTGGAGGTTTCGCGTGACGGGGTAGATTTGTATCCTGAGATCAAGAGACGGGCTAAGGAGAAACAGCAGGCAGGGAAGCACTCCGACATGGTCCGGTTCGAGCTGATGAATAAATTCGGCTACTATGTTACAGAATCTTCTGAGCACAGTGCGGAGTATCATCCTTATTTTATCAAAAGAAACTACCCGGAGCTGATTGACCAGTTGAACATTCCGCTGGATGAATATCCGCGCCGCTGCCGCGAGCAGATCAGTAACTGGACGAAGATGAGAGATGAGCTGGTAGGGGATGTACATCTGGAGCATCAGCGGTCGCACGAATACGCATCCTATATCCTTGAGGCCATTGAGACGGACATCCCTTACACAATCGGCGGGAATGTGCTGAATACCGGATTAATTACGAATCTTCCGGATGAGGCCTGCGTCGAGGTTCCGTGTCTCGTTAACAGAAACGGGATTAGTCCGACCTATGCCGGAGACCTTCCGCCGCAGCTGGCTGCACTGAACAGAACGAATATCAACACCCAGCTGTTGACGATAGAAGCCGCTATAACCGGCAAAAAAGAGCATATCTACCATGCAGCAATGCTTGATCCGCACACGGCTGCCGAGCTGTCACTGGATGATATTGTGGCGCTATGCGATGATTTGATTGAGGCCCACGGCAGCTGGCTGCCTAAATTTAACTAA
- a CDS encoding helix-turn-helix transcriptional regulator yields MENPEHYEYRIQINPYLLNTDLNITFAGAARPEPGHKIGPAVHHYILIHTVESGYGTFVWQGKSYRLGQGDTFVIFPGVLFSYQADHAEPWSYRWIAVQGPQALDMLQKTGMTITDPIVRGADPEHLGDLFETIERVLGQQSGEAVTTLATDGWFRILLAEFARLNTHKLRYSSAEALTDSERVVEQAIRWFQTQYMLPVSIEQLAASFSYHRTHFTKVFKQLTSLSPKQYINQVRMERAKELLSTNLSVEQVGNSCGFTDPLYFSKQFKHWTGESPSQFREGLRRGLDG; encoded by the coding sequence ATGGAAAACCCGGAGCATTATGAGTACAGGATACAGATTAACCCCTACTTATTGAATACGGATCTGAATATAACCTTTGCCGGTGCTGCCAGGCCCGAGCCAGGTCATAAAATCGGCCCAGCCGTCCATCATTACATCCTGATTCATACAGTAGAAAGCGGGTACGGCACCTTTGTCTGGCAAGGGAAAAGCTACCGGCTTGGCCAGGGCGATACCTTTGTTATTTTTCCCGGTGTATTATTCAGCTACCAGGCAGATCATGCTGAGCCCTGGAGCTACCGCTGGATTGCCGTTCAAGGCCCGCAGGCTCTAGATATGCTGCAAAAAACAGGCATGACCATCACCGATCCCATCGTCAGAGGGGCTGATCCTGAACATCTGGGTGACCTGTTTGAAACCATCGAGCGGGTGCTGGGACAGCAGTCGGGTGAAGCAGTAACTACTTTAGCTACAGACGGCTGGTTCCGCATCCTTCTGGCTGAATTTGCCCGCCTGAATACCCATAAGCTGCGTTACTCCTCGGCCGAAGCCTTAACCGACTCCGAACGAGTAGTGGAGCAGGCGATCCGCTGGTTCCAGACCCAGTACATGCTGCCCGTCTCGATTGAACAATTGGCAGCCTCCTTCAGCTATCACCGGACCCATTTCACTAAAGTGTTCAAGCAGCTGACCAGCCTCTCTCCCAAGCAGTACATCAATCAGGTCCGCATGGAACGGGCCAAGGAGCTATTGAGCACAAACTTAAGCGTGGAACAGGTGGGGAATTCCTGCGGCTTCACCGACCCCCTGTATTTCTCTAAGCAGTTTAAGCACTGGACGGGGGAGTCGCCGAGTCAGTTCCGGGAGGGATTACGGCGGGGATTAGACGGGTGA
- a CDS encoding histidine phosphatase family protein: MNTILYLVRHAESPYIAGMELERGLSPKGQQDAERVKLILHNEKCDHFYSSPYERAISTIRPLAEERGQDIQLIDDLRERTIGDIAGTGFYEAKHAVYKDFTFSFPGGESSATAQKRAVRVVEQLLSQHAGDSIVIGTHGDIMTLLLNHFDRLYGFDFWQSASMPDLYKAEFSGLQLNRVTREWSGQS; this comes from the coding sequence TTGAACACCATTCTTTATCTTGTCCGTCACGCCGAATCGCCCTATATAGCGGGAATGGAGCTGGAAAGAGGCCTTTCGCCTAAAGGGCAGCAGGATGCTGAAAGAGTAAAGCTAATTCTACATAATGAAAAATGCGATCATTTCTATTCCAGCCCGTACGAACGGGCAATCTCGACGATTAGGCCGCTGGCGGAGGAACGGGGGCAGGATATACAGCTTATCGATGATTTGAGGGAGAGGACAATCGGAGATATAGCCGGTACCGGCTTTTATGAAGCTAAACACGCAGTATATAAGGACTTCACCTTTTCTTTTCCAGGCGGCGAGTCTTCTGCCACGGCACAGAAACGTGCTGTCCGGGTAGTAGAGCAGCTGCTCAGCCAACATGCCGGTGACAGCATCGTAATCGGAACGCATGGAGATATAATGACGCTTCTCCTGAATCATTTCGATCGACTTTATGGTTTTGACTTCTGGCAGTCTGCATCCATGCCGGATCTTTATAAGGCGGAGTTCTCCGGTCTGCAGTTAAACAGGGTAACGAGAGAGTGGAGCGGACAGAGTTAG